The proteins below are encoded in one region of Microbispora sp. NBC_01189:
- a CDS encoding DEAD/DEAH box helicase, with product MPDLGDGTTAGIAENPVEFADLGLPRPLVTGLARQGITAPFPIQQAAIPDILAGLDVLGRGRTGSGKTLAFGLPTLVRISGERARPRRPRALVLVPTRELALQVANAIEPLGRGLSLRTRTVVGGMPMGRQIEDLRRGVDVVVATPGRLTDLIEQGECDLGEVEITVLDEADHMCDLGFLPVVTALLARTPADGQRLLFSATLDGDVDKLVQRFLTDPVVHSLDPATSPVDTMEHHLLQVHREEKTDVTAEIANRDGRTILFVRTQHGVDRVVKQLARAGVRAGGLHGGKRQNQRTRILDGFRRGDIGVLVCTDVAARGIHVDDVSLVLHVDPPADHKSYLHRGGRTARAGEHGVVVTLVLPSERRATESLTRKAGVTASRHRVVPGDPILADIAGARRPSGDTVAVWEPEVRTPLRSRPDDQSRAGRPRRFGDRSRSGGGGGGERSYGGDRPHSGDRPHGGERSYGGGGRPRGGSGGTGGAGGNSGGHSGAGHSGAGHSGGGRGSGGRRFTGR from the coding sequence ATGCCTGACCTCGGTGACGGCACGACCGCCGGTATCGCCGAGAACCCCGTCGAGTTCGCGGACCTGGGGCTGCCCAGGCCGCTCGTGACGGGGCTCGCCCGTCAGGGCATCACCGCGCCGTTCCCGATCCAGCAGGCGGCCATTCCCGACATCCTCGCCGGACTCGACGTCCTCGGGCGGGGCCGGACCGGTTCCGGCAAGACCCTCGCGTTCGGCCTGCCCACGCTGGTCAGGATCTCCGGGGAGCGGGCCCGCCCCCGGCGGCCCCGCGCTCTCGTCCTGGTGCCCACCCGCGAACTCGCGCTCCAGGTGGCGAACGCCATCGAGCCGCTCGGCCGGGGCCTGTCGCTGCGCACCAGGACGGTCGTCGGCGGCATGCCGATGGGCCGTCAGATCGAGGACCTGCGCCGGGGGGTCGACGTCGTCGTCGCCACGCCCGGCCGCCTCACCGACCTGATCGAGCAGGGCGAGTGCGACCTCGGCGAGGTCGAGATCACCGTCCTGGACGAAGCCGACCACATGTGCGACCTCGGGTTCCTCCCGGTGGTGACCGCGCTGCTGGCGCGCACGCCGGCGGACGGCCAGCGGCTGCTGTTCTCCGCGACGCTCGACGGCGACGTGGACAAGCTGGTCCAGCGGTTCCTGACGGACCCCGTCGTCCATTCGCTGGACCCGGCCACCTCCCCGGTCGACACGATGGAGCACCACCTGCTCCAGGTGCACCGGGAGGAGAAGACGGACGTCACGGCGGAGATCGCCAACCGCGACGGCCGGACCATCCTGTTCGTGCGGACCCAGCACGGTGTGGACCGGGTCGTCAAGCAGCTGGCCCGGGCGGGAGTCCGCGCCGGAGGCCTGCACGGCGGCAAGCGGCAGAACCAGCGCACCCGCATCCTCGACGGATTCCGCCGGGGCGACATCGGCGTGCTGGTCTGCACGGACGTCGCGGCCCGCGGCATCCACGTGGACGACGTGAGTCTCGTGCTGCACGTGGACCCGCCGGCCGACCACAAGAGCTACCTGCACCGCGGCGGCCGTACGGCCCGCGCGGGCGAGCACGGGGTGGTGGTGACGCTGGTGCTGCCGAGCGAGCGCCGCGCCACCGAGTCGCTGACCCGCAAGGCGGGGGTCACCGCGTCACGGCACCGGGTGGTGCCGGGCGACCCGATCCTGGCCGACATCGCCGGGGCCAGGCGGCCGAGCGGCGACACGGTGGCCGTGTGGGAACCGGAGGTGCGCACGCCGCTGCGCTCCCGGCCGGACGACCAGTCCCGGGCCGGCCGTCCCCGGCGCTTCGGCGACCGCTCCCGTAGCGGTGGCGGCGGCGGTGGCGAGCGGTCGTACGGCGGGGACCGGCCGCACAGCGGCGACCGGCCCCACGGCGGTGAGCGCTCCTACGGTGGTGGCGGACGTCCCCGCGGCGGCAGTGGCGGAACCGGCGGCGCCGGCGGCAACTCCGGCGGGCACAGCGGTGCGGGACACAGCGGTGCGGGACACAGCGGTGGCGGGCGCGGCAGTGGCGGCCGCCGGTTCACCGGCCGCTGA